The Coccinella septempunctata chromosome 9, icCocSept1.1, whole genome shotgun sequence genomic interval AATGATTTTACTAATAAATCGCTTGATTTCATAATGGTTCTTTTACTTCtcctaattttttatgaaactgtttcgcaataaaaaaaattacattttactGAAAGCATATGTATTATGAGGATAAgattataaaaatattattaagCAACAATCGTAACTCAACTGAAACTCAGCCTCAACGAGATCAACAATCTTCCTTTCCAAACTCAAAAAGATCACAGTGGTTAAATAGATAATTTATGAACATTTCAATTCAATCTTGAGTGAATATTCTACAAGCAATATCATCAATCATCCAATCGATTCCTTTTAGCAGGTTTTCCCCAGTCACTGCGCTACACCAAACGATATTCCAATGGTGCGTTTTGATATCCTCCAGACCTAAAATCTCTTTGATCTCATCCGCTTTGCAAGCCCCTTGTAAATCTTGTTTGTTTGCGAAAATCAGCAGAGTAGCGCCTAATAGCCGTTCTTCTTTGAGAAGGGCGTGTAGTTCGTCTCTGAAATTAGCGGATTTGAGTGTGGGTACAAAATTCCTGTTCGAATATTGTTACCTGCAGTCTTCGAGTCTTCTTTTATCAGCACTATCGACCACCCAAATCAGGCCGTCTGTGCATTCGAAGTAATTCCTCCAGTAGGATCTGAGGGATTTCTGCCCTCCCACGTCCCACATATTCAACTTGTAATTCCTGTGTTCGAGGGTTTTGATGTTGAAACCCAGAGTGGGCGATATTGTGTCTATGGGTTCGCCGTTGAAACGTTTCAGGATGGTCGTTTTTCCGGCGTTATCGAGACCCAGCATGAGGATCCTCATCTCTTTTTCCTTCTGTTTCATCTTTCTCAGTACTTTCAAGAAGCCCATCTTGCGAAATTTcgtttattttttgaatttatctGACATCCGTTCCACTGGGGAACAATGTAAATAAACGGATCAACTTAACCTAGTTTTTTCGATGTTCGCAGTTCGCACGAACTACTGAAATTGGGCTCTATGAGAATTTTGTTGCGAGGCAGTTTTCGTCCGGAAGCAGTATAAATTTTATATCATTTCCATGAATATCATGTTTACTTACGGGTTTAGAATTTCCAATATTTGTATATTTAAAATTTCTCTATTTATTTACTTATGAAAACCTGGTAGATTTCGGTGTTCCGTAGTTTCAATGGCTTCATTTGATTAAATTCTCTGACTCTGAGTAATCTGTGATCACTTATATCTTTGGTTATGTTTATTTCTAACCTCAATTCAATTTTGTCCtaaatgaataatgaatgaaataagTGAATTCCTCAATCACTTATTACCTATTGAAGCAGTTTTCGGATCGTTTCGTTTTCATTTTGATCAGGTATTGAGTTTCTCTTCATATACTCAATTATTATTAAGTCTTATCATTTTCTTACAGGAAACAGGAAAGAACAGGTCTGATTGAAacgaaaaatttcttcatcatgTTTTTGATCACTGCACATTTTCAATTAACACTTATAAGTCAATAAGACACATTGAGATATTTCACATTCATATAAGGTGGGTCGATCTCTGAATAATAAACGTTTAAGAACTGCATATCAAATTAGTTTCTCATCGTTATCTGCTACATGAAAATTCAACTCTCACTAGCGTCCAGTTGTGGAGTGTTGAGTCCtttgatatttgaaacttcAGAGATGGGCCCATAATTGTAAACAATGCTTAGTATATTAATATTCCGCTTCTGTCCCTCGATCCTAATCGAATGGAAACTTTGATACTCGAAACGTAAACCACAAAATGAGTTCCTTATATATCTAACATTTTGGCATACAATTTAAGTCTCGGTACAAAGCGTCAGGTCTTCCATAAAGATTAGGGGATCTTTTATTGAGACAGATGCTGAATTTCACATCGACCCGATACAAAATATATATACAGGATATTTTCGTATTGATCGAATTTCAAGAGAATCTTGATGCTCAGCGCTCCTGTATATTTATTAAAACAATTTTCGTTTACTTATTGTCTCGATTCTAATACActaatatcacaaaaataattGCGTAAACTCTATCGTAGAAGATACGAGGTCAAAGTTCGTCGTATCTTCCACTTTTTCATTATTACCAGTTAAGAATATACACAGTGAACTATTACGTTCAGCTAAAACAAACgtaacatttatttttttattgttttcttattGCTTCCTTCTGataatattgttttatttttttttcgtttgttttctaTATCTAATTTTGTTTTAGCTGATCTTATCCatgtaaaaaattatttttgaattgtttaGTCTTGATCGTTTGCGAAGGTCGTCGACGTGTTTAGTGCTTGGTTTGGGGTGCTTCTCGCTTGTAGAAGAGTTTGCTTTCCGGGTGCCATCTGGGTGGTGCGTCTCCTTGATCCTCCTTTTCGATCTCGGTCTCCAGCAACTAAACAAAAATCGATTTTTGGCGATAGATTTAACTAAGGTGGGTGATCAGATGAAGGACCCTGAGCAGCCACAAATTGGTAGATATCGAACAGTTGCGGACACTTGAAAAAGCTTCATCGATGCAAGCCAAAAGCGTTTGTTCGTATACGATAAGAAAAGTTGCGTTTATTTCTCGTTTATCGAATtacctcatttcctatctggAAAATCCAAAACGTTCTGATTCTTTAATCGATTCATTTCGTAACGAAGAAACATTTAAAGATCCGTGATTAATTTTGTAACACGAAAGTCAATGTCTTTCTTGTATGAATAACCTCTGAGGATATTCAAACAAGTTTGCGTAACTGGATCAAAAAGTACGCGGGGCGAGCAATGAACATTGGTTCATAGGCGTGGGAAACAATATACAAGGGTCCCaaaattaatgcaacaaaaatTGGCCAAATTTTATTGGATTAAATTCGGGACACCCTGTGTAGAGCGTTTCTCAATTGAAGCAGGGTTTGATCGTTGAATTTTCAGCAAAAGCTAGTTTAAGACCAAACAGACGGTCTTGTGAAAATCTGTGATGGAATATGAACTAGTTTCACACCTCATGAGGGCATATGAACTTCGTGGACGCCTGTATAGTGGGACCAGTGGTCACTTCTGGTATCTACGAAGGACAGGTGAAAGTGTATGTCGACACATCCTCTTTAGAGCGTCCAAGACTATCATTTCCGACTACTTGACCGAACAACAATTGCTGTGGAGTAATTGAAACACGACGCGTGATGATGACGAGGTTTTCCTGTTATCCAATGGTCAGGGGCGTACTCGGCGTAATAACAGGGGAATAATAGAATAAGAGAGATGTTAAACACAAAAAAATATCTCTACATCGTTGCTTTTTTGCTATGCTCTTTGTTTTTTATGACAGTGTATTTCACGAAAATTAGGCTGAATACACCCCTGCTTTGATGCCCTATAATTTGGTACCAGGGGCTACGGAATTTTAGGTAATCAATCCAAGCTAGAGGCAACCgatataatatgtaaaaaacAACACATTCACTCAAGACATAGAGCTTACTCAACGCAGGCAAAAAACAGGGCTATAACATCAACATCTGATCATACTTAAGTGATGTTATGCTCTTAAGATACCAGAATAAGGAACTCTTACAAGACGTATCAACATTTCAGTCTCTGGTGGTTCAATTTCCACTTGGAAGATGAGATTTGGatgatatgattttttttaaataatttgaaAAGTTTCTAACCATTTTTGCTTGAAAAGTATTCGAATTGTTGTACAATACGAGACAAAAAGCGAAGCTCACGAGGACACTTGTGAGACATAGGCCAAGCTGAACTGAATTTTAAGTGATTTTCGTGAATACCTTAAGTATCTTACTCACTTCTTTGAGGAGCTCGCGAATTTTGTCGACCCTGTCGCCCGAGGCCCTGGTGGACAGGTATCTGGCCTCTGATGTGTCGCTGAAAGACAGCACCAACGCCATCGCCAGAAGGCATAGGAGTCCGAAGCGTTTGGCGAACATCTGAAAGGCAGAAAAACTATCGGAAAATTTGGCGAAACTTCGACGAATGTTTACCTTA includes:
- the LOC123320426 gene encoding ADP-ribosylation factor-like protein 2 — translated: MGFLKVLRKMKQKEKEMRILMLGLDNAGKTTILKRFNGEPIDTISPTLGFNIKTLEHRNYKLNMWDVGGQKSLRSYWRNYFECTDGLIWVVDSADKRRLEDCRDELHALLKEERLLGATLLIFANKQDLQGACKADEIKEILGLEDIKTHHWNIVWCSAVTGENLLKGIDWMIDDIACRIFTQD
- the LOC123320327 gene encoding uncharacterized protein LOC123320327: MFAKRFGLLCLLAMALVLSFSDTSEARYLSTRASGDRVDKIRELLKELLETEIEKEDQGDAPPRWHPESKLFYKREAPQTKH